The Changchengzhania lutea genomic sequence CATGGAAAGCATTGTTTGGTACCCTAAAAGCTAAAGATGGTGTGTTTTCAGTTTTGGGAAATCATGATTATGGCGATTATATAGATTGGCCATCACCAGATGCCAAGGCTCAAAATCTAGTCGATTTGGTCGAACTTCAAAAAGAAATGGGCTACGATGTGCTTTTAAACGAAAGCCGATTCATTGAGAAAGATGGGCAACGTATTGCTATTATTGGTGTAGAAAACTGGGGCAAAGGCGGTTTTAAAAAAGCTGGAGATTTAACAAAAGCGGCAGCACAGGTGACTCCAGATGATTTTAAGATATTAATGAGTCATGACCCAAGCCATTGGGAAGAGGTAGTGATTAATGATGATTACCATTATCACTTAACGCTTAGCGGCCATACGCACGGGATGCAATTTGGGATAGAAATTCCAGGCTGGATTAAATGGAGTCCTGTAAAATGGCGCTATAAATACTGGGCAGGAATTTATAAAGAGTTGGGGCAATACATAAATGTAAATCGAGGATTTGGATATTTAGGATATCCAGGACGCGTTGGAATTTGGCCAGAGGTGACTGTTATTGAACTTAAAAAAGGGAAATCGACAGAGGCTTAATGTGTATTATAGCTTGCGTTCTAGCCGAAAATATTTATTTTTAAAAATAGATAAAAAGGTCTATATTGAGGTGTTGAATAACAAATCAAAATAAAATTGTAGGTTTGTAATAGAATGTTTCAATTAAAGCATTAAAATATGTCAAAATTTGGGGAACTTATTGATGTGGATGTTCCTGTTCTGTTAGACTTTTTTACAGAATGGAACGAACAATCTACATCTATGCATCCAGTGCTTCGCGATGTTGCTGCGGCACTTGGTGATAAGGCTAAAGTGATTAAAATTGATGTAGAAAAAAATGAAGAGCTTGCCGAAGCTTTGCGTGTAAAAGGACTGCCTACGCTCATTATCTATAAAGATGGTGAAATGAAGTGGCGTCAAAGCGGTGAACAAGATGCAAATACACTTATTGGTATTATTCAGCAGTATGTTTAAAGAGATAATTCTTTAAAAACATACCCTTTCTTAGAGTAATAGTCCAAAACCTTTGGTAAAGCATATTGCATATTCTTTGATGCTTTTATACTATCATGAAATACCACAACACTCCCTTTTGTAGCTTTTGATATAACATGATTAAGGCACGTTTCTGGTGTCACATTTTTATCCCAGTCAAAAGATAACACATCCCACATGATAATCTTATAGCCCATTGCTATGAGTTTTTTACCTTGAATGGGTGTTATCTGTCCGTAAGGTGGTCGAAATAAATTTCTGTTATTTATTTTTTGATTATGGTGGTCAATAATAATCTGAGCATCAGAAACATTCTTTAGATAATCAGTGGTATTCGTTTTCCAACCTTTTATGTGATTGTGTGTATGATTGCCAACGGCATGACCATCATTCACTATGTTCTGAAAGATTTCAGGATACTTTTCAATGTTATTACCAATGCAAAAAAAAGTAGCTTTTGCATGAAACT encodes the following:
- a CDS encoding thioredoxin family protein; the encoded protein is MSKFGELIDVDVPVLLDFFTEWNEQSTSMHPVLRDVAAALGDKAKVIKIDVEKNEELAEALRVKGLPTLIIYKDGEMKWRQSGEQDANTLIGIIQQYV
- a CDS encoding polysaccharide deacetylase family protein — encoded protein: MGLIPIKTPVLVKTMFPNYTWDMTTDEKIIHLSFDDGPTPNITNWTLDVLKEFHAKATFFCIGNNIEKYPEIFQNIVNDGHAVGNHTHNHIKGWKTNTTDYLKNVSDAQIIIDHHNQKINNRNLFRPPYGQITPIQGKKLIAMGYKIIMWDVLSFDWDKNVTPETCLNHVISKATKGSVVVFHDSIKASKNMQYALPKVLDYYSKKGYVFKELSL